From a single Actinomyces viscosus genomic region:
- a CDS encoding septum formation family protein — protein MSTTPTDSSSSSSSDSSASPKDKDKETSKDSDDASATPSSKAGSSASSSASADGKTVPIGDLKTGDCVSEMVDETRGGQTGTSEAKVVDCSTPHQYEMIGTAQSTASSYAESDTPEEISAVCEPLLQSYVGSASKAEDYMVAALTPMQASWEQGDHEFTCFAQNADHSPLNKSVKNS, from the coding sequence GTGAGCACCACGCCCACGGACTCCTCGTCGTCAAGTAGCTCCGACTCGTCCGCCTCCCCGAAGGACAAGGACAAGGAGACCTCCAAGGACTCCGACGACGCCTCGGCCACCCCCTCATCCAAGGCCGGTTCCTCGGCCAGCTCCAGCGCAAGCGCCGACGGCAAGACCGTCCCCATCGGCGACCTCAAGACCGGCGACTGCGTCAGCGAGATGGTCGACGAGACCAGGGGCGGCCAGACAGGCACCAGCGAAGCGAAGGTTGTCGACTGCTCCACCCCGCACCAGTACGAGATGATCGGAACGGCTCAGTCCACCGCCTCCAGCTACGCCGAGTCGGACACTCCCGAGGAGATCTCCGCGGTCTGCGAGCCGCTGCTGCAGTCCTACGTGGGGTCGGCCTCCAAGGCCGAGGACTATATGGTGGCCGCCCTGACCCCCATGCAGGCCTCCTGGGAGCAGGGTGATCACGAGTTCACCTGCTTCGCCCAGAACGCGGATCATTCCCCATTGAACAAATCCGTCAAGAACTCCTAG